In the genome of Treponema pedis, one region contains:
- a CDS encoding substrate-binding domain-containing protein, which translates to MKSFLKIAAAALVASGTIFAIGCSGNTNAVLNKDKPLVFFNRQPSDPTTGKIDMDSMNWNDKTYYVGFDAAGGGAVQGKLIMDFLAKADTSIDRNGDGMLGYVLCIGDVGHNDSKARTEGIRKALGTWNGSTDPGSVQEGSVTIGGKTFKVVELEGKAMTGTDGSTWNANAATEAMGGWATKFADKIDMVISNNDGMAMGCLQASNYPTGVPIFGYDANADAIEAVGKGMLTGTVSQNVDAQATATLQVLRNLLDGLTGEDVYTKGITVPDSYGNQISAPVQYWADVKAVMAANSGVTMENYTSYLGGTRDAGIKQTTAEKKKVLLTIYNSNDNFLSSSYLPALKYYAPLLNIDLTIVQGDGQNESSCLDKFTNLNNFDAFAVNMVKTNSGANYTDKLKF; encoded by the coding sequence ATGAAATCATTTTTAAAAATAGCGGCGGCGGCATTGGTTGCTTCCGGCACTATCTTTGCAATCGGCTGTTCTGGAAACACAAATGCAGTTCTTAACAAGGATAAACCCTTGGTTTTCTTTAACAGACAGCCCTCGGATCCCACAACGGGAAAAATCGATATGGATTCTATGAATTGGAACGACAAGACATATTATGTAGGCTTTGATGCTGCCGGAGGCGGTGCAGTTCAGGGAAAACTTATCATGGATTTTCTTGCCAAAGCCGATACTTCCATTGATAGAAACGGAGACGGAATGTTAGGCTATGTTCTTTGTATCGGAGACGTAGGACACAATGATTCAAAAGCAAGAACCGAAGGTATCCGAAAAGCATTGGGAACTTGGAACGGTTCCACAGACCCGGGAAGCGTACAAGAAGGCTCCGTTACAATCGGAGGAAAAACTTTTAAAGTCGTAGAACTTGAAGGTAAGGCAATGACGGGAACGGACGGTTCAACATGGAATGCAAATGCCGCTACCGAAGCTATGGGCGGATGGGCAACGAAATTCGCAGATAAAATCGATATGGTAATTTCAAACAATGACGGTATGGCAATGGGTTGTTTACAAGCTTCAAATTACCCTACAGGCGTTCCTATTTTCGGGTATGACGCAAATGCCGATGCAATTGAAGCTGTAGGAAAAGGTATGCTTACAGGAACAGTTTCACAAAACGTAGACGCACAGGCAACTGCAACCTTACAGGTTTTAAGAAACTTGCTTGACGGTTTAACCGGTGAAGATGTTTACACAAAGGGTATTACCGTTCCGGATTCTTACGGAAACCAAATTTCCGCTCCCGTTCAATATTGGGCTGATGTAAAAGCCGTTATGGCTGCAAACTCAGGTGTTACTATGGAAAATTATACATCGTACCTTGGGGGAACACGCGATGCGGGCATTAAACAGACAACAGCGGAAAAGAAAAAGGTTCTCCTTACAATTTACAATTCAAACGATAACTTCCTTTCTTCTTCATATTTACCGGCATTAAAATACTATGCGCCTCTTTTGAACATTGACTTAACAATAGTTCAAGGAGACGGTCAAAATGAATCCAGCTGCCTGGATAAATTTACCAATCTTAACAACTTTGACGCTTTTGCGGTTAATATGGTAAAAACAAATTCAGGTGCAAACTACACCGATAAATTAAAATTCTAA
- a CDS encoding ABC transporter substrate-binding protein, with product MKNKIFILLFLAAAGLSAFARGNQEAESLQGNFSGRTLNVVATSTYKELFDAFTAKMGAKVEFLSMSSGEVLARTRAEGKSMADVWFGGGLDAFMAAKADGLLENYISPYSKDIPAQYKDADGAWIAKGITVVGFIGNKEVLAEKKLSMPKTWKELADPKYKGEVLMPDPAISGTMYAGVKGLLDLLGEKDGWAYWEKLNKNVPFLAKRGKDPQEKAVQGEFAIGIIPADGKAFKAAEEHNLEVIYPEDGIPWVPEGVAVFKGGDNLDIAKAFIDFMLTKEAQEIIARLDGKDSAQIIKPGIQGLNLGLPKDKLIKEDLSTFGSERKKILEKFASLRSN from the coding sequence ATGAAAAATAAAATTTTCATACTGTTGTTTTTAGCCGCAGCGGGCTTATCGGCTTTTGCAAGAGGCAATCAGGAGGCGGAAAGCCTTCAAGGTAATTTTTCGGGAAGAACTTTAAATGTAGTTGCAACAAGCACATACAAAGAACTTTTCGATGCATTTACCGCAAAAATGGGAGCCAAGGTAGAATTTCTTTCTATGTCGAGCGGAGAAGTTTTAGCCCGCACAAGGGCGGAAGGAAAATCTATGGCCGATGTTTGGTTCGGAGGAGGCCTTGACGCTTTTATGGCTGCCAAAGCGGACGGACTTTTGGAAAACTATATTTCTCCCTATTCAAAAGATATTCCCGCACAATACAAAGATGCCGACGGAGCTTGGATTGCAAAGGGTATTACTGTTGTAGGCTTTATCGGAAATAAAGAAGTATTGGCGGAAAAAAAATTATCCATGCCCAAAACATGGAAAGAACTTGCAGACCCTAAATATAAGGGAGAAGTTCTTATGCCGGACCCTGCAATTTCAGGAACTATGTATGCAGGAGTTAAGGGCTTACTTGATTTGTTGGGAGAAAAAGACGGCTGGGCTTATTGGGAAAAACTGAATAAAAATGTTCCGTTCTTAGCAAAAAGGGGAAAAGACCCTCAAGAAAAGGCCGTTCAGGGAGAATTTGCAATCGGAATTATTCCGGCGGACGGAAAGGCGTTTAAAGCCGCAGAAGAGCATAACTTGGAAGTTATATATCCTGAAGACGGAATTCCATGGGTACCCGAAGGTGTTGCCGTTTTTAAAGGCGGAGATAATCTTGATATTGCAAAAGCCTTTATAGATTTTATGCTTACAAAAGAGGCTCAAGAAATAATTGCTAGACTCGACGGAAAAGATTCGGCACAAATTATAAAACCCGGAATACAGGGGCTCAATTTGGGTTTACCGAAAGATAAGCTTATCAAGGAAGATTTAAGTACTTTCGGAAGCGAGCGGAAGAAAATTTTAGAAAAATTTGCAAGCCTCCGTTCAAACTAG
- a CDS encoding glycosyltransferase family 4 protein, producing MKILHCIAQLPMKTGSGVYFTTLVEGLAKKGHTSAVLYGTQKPFSENSFCSLFSESTNYNIKEFRIEFLTADLNFPIAGMSDVMPYTSTVYSEMTEEMFDIWIKNFKQTLLKAKEEFNPDLIITHHLFILTALVKKIFCDKKVIGVCHGTDIRQIKKNGRLKTTYIDGIQSIENLTAYLAVSPKDITEIKNIFSVPDKKLHLVGGGFNPKIFNNNTPHTFDGTFRLIYAGKISQSKGVFELAKTLPVILKKFPNTELTLVGNASEEQKQELYLYAKNSDKLKIHNALTQLEMSNVLKQSDIFILPSYYEALGLIAIEALACGLLAVTTEIEGLINLLGEKANSSGIIEYVKLPSLYDVDKPVEEDKRDFINRLAEKIMLQMMRIKLKENLYAQVSEEIKKHSWDTIIEKIEKIIRKS from the coding sequence TTGAAAATACTGCACTGCATTGCACAGCTTCCGATGAAAACCGGAAGCGGAGTTTATTTTACCACACTTGTAGAAGGCTTGGCAAAAAAAGGTCATACAAGCGCCGTTCTTTACGGAACACAAAAACCTTTTTCCGAAAATTCTTTTTGTTCGCTATTTAGTGAAAGTACAAATTATAACATAAAAGAATTCCGCATAGAATTTTTAACAGCCGATTTAAATTTTCCCATTGCGGGCATGAGCGATGTTATGCCGTATACTTCTACGGTTTATTCCGAAATGACGGAAGAAATGTTTGATATTTGGATAAAAAATTTTAAGCAAACATTATTAAAAGCAAAGGAAGAATTTAACCCCGATTTAATTATAACTCATCATCTGTTTATTTTAACCGCATTGGTAAAAAAAATATTTTGCGATAAAAAAGTTATCGGCGTTTGCCATGGAACCGACATAAGACAAATTAAAAAAAACGGCCGGCTAAAAACAACATATATAGACGGTATTCAAAGTATAGAAAATTTAACCGCCTATCTTGCCGTAAGTCCGAAAGATATTACCGAAATAAAAAATATCTTTTCCGTGCCCGATAAAAAACTTCACTTGGTAGGAGGAGGTTTTAATCCGAAGATTTTTAATAATAATACGCCGCATACCTTCGACGGAACTTTCAGACTGATATACGCGGGAAAAATATCGCAATCAAAGGGTGTTTTTGAATTGGCAAAAACTCTTCCAGTTATTTTAAAAAAATTCCCCAATACGGAATTAACCTTAGTAGGCAACGCTTCGGAAGAGCAAAAACAAGAACTGTACCTCTATGCGAAAAACAGCGATAAGTTAAAAATTCATAATGCGCTTACACAGCTTGAAATGAGTAATGTATTAAAACAATCCGATATTTTTATTCTTCCCTCGTATTATGAAGCCTTAGGTCTTATCGCAATAGAAGCCTTGGCTTGCGGACTTTTAGCCGTTACGACGGAAATAGAAGGGCTTATAAATTTATTGGGAGAAAAAGCGAATTCAAGCGGAATTATAGAATACGTTAAACTTCCGAGTTTATATGATGTAGACAAACCAGTTGAAGAAGATAAACGGGATTTTATAAACCGTCTTGCCGAAAAAATTATGCTTCAAATGATGCGAATTAAACTAAAAGAAAACCTTTATGCCCAAGTTTCCGAAGAAATTAAAAAGCATTCATGGGATACTATCATAGAAAAAATCGAAAAAATTATTCGTAAATCCTAA
- a CDS encoding ABC transporter ATP-binding protein, whose amino-acid sequence MYLQLQNVSKKYGNKFAIRNINFNLEKGKMLCLLGPSGCGKTTILRATGGFIKIDDGKIILDGKDITNVPPEEREVSTVFQSYGLFPNMNVLQNIIYGLKFKNIPKKARISLGMQMIKTVGLEGCEKKHISELSGGEQQRTALARSLIIRPKLLLLDEPLSSLDAKLKISMRREIKRLQNEFKVTSVFVTHDQSEAFEIADKIILMNEGVIMQEDFAENIYNNPRNQFALDFIGTRNIIDGKYVRPEKITITKDRKNENAKKAVIEQIIFKGETLELLLNIENTYLKALILNAREKYKTGDTVFAEYQPENIN is encoded by the coding sequence ATGTATTTACAATTACAAAACGTTTCAAAAAAATACGGAAATAAATTCGCAATACGAAATATAAATTTTAATTTGGAAAAGGGGAAAATGTTGTGCTTACTGGGGCCTTCAGGCTGCGGTAAAACCACAATTCTCCGCGCAACCGGAGGCTTTATAAAAATTGATGACGGTAAAATAATTTTGGACGGAAAAGATATAACAAACGTACCGCCTGAAGAAAGAGAGGTGTCTACCGTATTTCAATCGTACGGACTTTTCCCTAATATGAATGTTTTACAAAATATAATTTACGGATTAAAATTTAAAAATATTCCGAAAAAAGCACGCATAAGCTTGGGAATGCAAATGATAAAAACCGTCGGCCTTGAAGGCTGTGAAAAAAAACATATTTCGGAACTTTCAGGCGGAGAACAACAAAGAACGGCTCTTGCCCGCAGTTTAATTATAAGACCCAAGTTATTACTTCTCGACGAACCTTTAAGCAGCTTAGATGCAAAACTGAAAATTTCCATGAGGCGTGAAATAAAAAGACTGCAAAACGAATTTAAGGTAACCTCCGTTTTTGTTACGCACGACCAAAGCGAAGCGTTTGAAATTGCAGATAAAATCATTTTAATGAATGAAGGCGTTATTATGCAGGAGGACTTTGCGGAAAATATTTATAACAATCCGCGGAATCAATTCGCTCTTGATTTTATCGGCACAAGAAATATAATTGACGGAAAATATGTACGTCCTGAAAAGATTACAATAACAAAAGACCGTAAAAATGAAAATGCAAAAAAAGCGGTTATAGAGCAAATTATTTTTAAAGGCGAAACCTTGGAGCTGCTTCTTAATATTGAAAATACATATTTAAAAGCGCTTATATTAAATGCGCGGGAAAAATATAAAACCGGCGATACGGTTTTTGCCGAATACCAACCGGAGAATATAAATTGA
- a CDS encoding ABC transporter permease → MKFIKSTDKNRTADFLIIVIISALTVIFILFPFAAVFKEGFFINGKISFGLFQNIFKNNLRLLYNSAVTGICTSALTLIAALSSALFFYFSSKKIKTLIFFILSVTMISPPFVTSLTYINLFGRRGLISYYILGISKSPYGITGIVLMQSLSNFSLTALILIGFLTGLNKAQIDSARSLGASTNKIISDIILPNLFPSIKAVSLLTFLRSLSDFGTPAIIGGSFNVLASESYFAVIAEGNLGKSAVLNILILLPALFVFLFYRKNINNLSQISHGTVSSELGLNKRGILFYIISATAVFFLLWISLQYFSIILSAFTKMKKGKLFFTFENIVSTKPHIANTVLRSIVYSLIAAISGSVIGILIAYYKQIRKIKIMQLIDFIATMPYIIPGTFFGLGYLSAFNSKPLMLTGTASIVVLNIIFKQLPFSTKIGNAGMEKISADTLNSVRDLGGKKINEIVDVIFPLNKREFGISFINAFTSTMTTLGSIIFLIYPSQKVLTLVMFDVIQSGNYEIGSVIALLIILICVTVNSVYLLILKKKG, encoded by the coding sequence TTGAAATTTATAAAGTCAACAGATAAAAACCGCACAGCCGATTTTTTAATAATCGTTATTATTTCGGCTCTTACAGTAATATTTATTTTATTTCCGTTTGCAGCGGTTTTTAAAGAAGGCTTTTTTATAAACGGAAAAATTTCCTTCGGTTTATTTCAAAACATTTTTAAAAACAATTTAAGGCTTTTATACAACTCCGCCGTTACGGGCATTTGTACTTCCGCTCTTACTTTAATTGCAGCTCTTTCCTCCGCATTATTTTTTTATTTTTCTTCCAAAAAAATAAAAACGCTCATTTTTTTTATATTATCTGTAACAATGATTAGCCCTCCATTTGTTACGTCTCTTACTTACATAAACCTTTTCGGAAGGAGAGGTTTAATTTCTTATTATATTTTAGGAATTTCAAAAAGCCCATACGGAATTACAGGCATTGTGCTTATGCAATCTCTCAGCAATTTTTCATTAACGGCCTTAATTTTAATAGGCTTTTTAACGGGATTAAACAAGGCGCAAATCGACAGTGCACGAAGTCTGGGAGCTTCAACAAACAAAATTATTTCGGATATTATTTTGCCCAATCTTTTCCCTTCAATAAAAGCGGTTTCGCTCCTTACTTTTTTACGCAGCTTATCGGATTTCGGAACGCCTGCAATTATAGGAGGCTCTTTTAATGTTTTAGCTTCCGAAAGTTATTTTGCAGTAATTGCGGAAGGGAATTTAGGAAAGTCCGCCGTATTGAATATCTTAATTTTACTTCCCGCATTATTTGTATTTTTATTTTACCGTAAAAACATAAATAACCTGTCTCAAATTTCACACGGAACGGTTTCTTCCGAACTGGGATTAAATAAAAGAGGCATACTGTTTTACATAATATCCGCTACAGCCGTCTTCTTTCTTTTATGGATAAGCCTTCAATATTTTTCAATTATATTATCGGCATTTACAAAAATGAAAAAGGGGAAACTTTTTTTTACTTTTGAAAATATAGTTTCTACAAAACCGCATATTGCAAATACGGTTTTGCGCAGTATAGTTTACAGTTTAATTGCGGCAATATCCGGAAGTGTAATAGGCATACTTATTGCATATTATAAACAAATAAGGAAAATTAAAATAATGCAGTTAATTGATTTCATTGCAACTATGCCGTATATTATACCCGGAACATTTTTCGGCTTAGGCTATCTTTCAGCCTTTAATTCAAAACCGCTTATGCTTACAGGTACTGCAAGTATAGTTGTATTAAATATTATTTTTAAACAGCTTCCTTTTTCCACGAAAATAGGAAATGCAGGTATGGAAAAAATAAGTGCGGACACTCTTAATTCCGTTCGCGATTTGGGCGGTAAAAAAATAAACGAAATTGTCGATGTAATTTTTCCTTTAAATAAGAGAGAATTCGGCATATCGTTTATAAATGCTTTTACTTCAACCATGACAACCTTAGGTTCAATTATTTTTTTAATATATCCGAGTCAAAAGGTTTTAACGCTTGTAATGTTCGATGTTATTCAAAGCGGAAATTATGAAATAGGCTCCGTAATTGCCTTATTGATAATTTTAATTTGCGTAACGGTTAATTCGGTTTATTTACTTATTTTAAAAAAGAAAGGATAA
- the eno gene encoding phosphopyruvate hydratase — translation MSDIIYIEGREILDSRGNPTVEVEVQLSDYSYGRACVPSGASTGEYEALEMRDGDKSRYGGKGVLKAVDQVNTVIAEELDGADALDQAEIDKMLLTLDGTENKSKLGANAMLGVSMAVARAAADSLGLPLYRYLGGAHTLQMPVPMANIINGGKHSDNKIDFQEYMIMPVGAASLREAVRMTAEVFHTLKDILKKDGHVTAVGDEGGFAPNIENVQALDYIMKAIEKAGYKPGKDVVIALDCASSELYDEGEKKGYKFWKSEPSKLFTADQMIDLFKNWIASYPIVSIEDPLDQNDWEGYARMTKELGGKIQIVGDDFFVTNTRRLARGIEEGACNSILIKLNQIGTVTETIDAVRMAQKAGYTAVISHRSGETEDAFIADLAVALETGQIKTGSMSRSDRIAKYNQLMRIEDELGVNARYAGIKTFSNLKLK, via the coding sequence ATGTCCGATATTATTTATATTGAAGGCCGTGAAATTTTGGATTCGCGCGGCAATCCTACCGTTGAGGTAGAAGTTCAGCTTAGCGATTACAGCTACGGAAGAGCCTGTGTTCCGTCGGGAGCTTCAACGGGAGAATATGAGGCTTTGGAAATGCGTGACGGAGATAAATCTCGTTACGGCGGAAAGGGTGTTTTAAAAGCTGTAGACCAAGTTAATACGGTTATTGCCGAAGAGCTTGACGGAGCCGATGCTCTCGACCAGGCGGAAATAGATAAAATGCTCCTTACTCTTGACGGCACGGAAAATAAATCGAAACTCGGCGCAAATGCTATGCTGGGAGTTTCCATGGCGGTAGCACGCGCCGCCGCCGACAGTTTGGGCTTACCCCTTTACAGATACTTGGGCGGAGCTCACACTCTTCAAATGCCCGTTCCTATGGCAAATATTATTAACGGCGGAAAACACTCCGACAACAAAATCGATTTTCAAGAATATATGATAATGCCGGTCGGAGCCGCTTCCCTGCGCGAAGCCGTACGTATGACCGCAGAAGTTTTTCATACGTTAAAAGATATTCTTAAAAAAGACGGCCATGTTACCGCCGTAGGAGATGAGGGAGGGTTTGCTCCGAATATCGAAAACGTTCAAGCCTTGGATTATATTATGAAAGCAATCGAAAAAGCGGGTTATAAACCGGGTAAAGACGTAGTTATTGCTTTAGACTGCGCTTCTTCCGAGCTTTACGATGAAGGAGAAAAAAAAGGCTACAAGTTTTGGAAATCCGAACCGTCGAAACTTTTTACCGCAGACCAAATGATTGACCTTTTTAAAAACTGGATAGCTTCTTATCCTATCGTTTCAATCGAAGACCCGCTTGACCAAAACGACTGGGAAGGCTATGCCAGAATGACAAAGGAGCTCGGCGGTAAAATTCAAATTGTAGGCGACGATTTTTTTGTAACCAATACCCGGCGCCTTGCACGAGGAATTGAAGAAGGGGCATGTAATTCAATTTTAATTAAATTAAACCAAATAGGCACGGTAACCGAAACAATCGATGCAGTAAGAATGGCCCAAAAAGCGGGTTATACAGCCGTTATTTCCCACCGCTCAGGTGAAACCGAAGACGCTTTTATTGCAGACCTTGCCGTCGCTCTTGAAACGGGGCAAATTAAAACAGGTTCAATGAGCCGAAGCGACCGCATTGCAAAATACAATCAGCTTATGCGGATTGAAGATGAATTAGGCGTTAATGCCCGCTATGCAGGTATTAAAACTTTTTCCAATCTGAAATTAAAATAA
- a CDS encoding ABC transporter permease gives MYSKQVKAVIVIALFLSCWQIISHLKIYSVYLLPSPLAVFNCFVEGISDGSLITHISISIQRVFSGYFIAFVIAIMFSIVSLNYPKIMEYFDSIIQFMRNVPPLSLVPLLILWFGIGEKSKLIIIILASFFPMYLNIDKGFKSTDIKLIEVGKSFGYSKSEIFFRIILPAAIPDILVGMRIGMGYSYRAIIGAEMIASSSGLGYMINFAKSLSHTDAVIVGIITIGILGSLCDYIFKIFINRLLKDTKGNGWN, from the coding sequence ATGTATTCAAAGCAAGTAAAAGCCGTTATAGTTATAGCCTTATTTTTATCATGTTGGCAAATTATATCTCATTTAAAGATATACAGCGTATATCTTCTTCCGTCGCCTTTAGCGGTATTTAATTGTTTTGTTGAAGGCATATCCGACGGAAGTTTAATAACTCATATATCAATAAGTATACAGCGTGTTTTTTCAGGATACTTTATCGCTTTTGTAATTGCAATTATGTTTTCTATTGTTTCTTTAAATTATCCTAAAATAATGGAATACTTTGACTCAATAATACAATTTATGAGAAATGTTCCTCCTCTAAGTTTAGTTCCGCTTTTAATACTTTGGTTCGGTATAGGAGAAAAATCAAAACTTATAATAATAATACTCGCATCTTTTTTCCCGATGTATTTGAATATAGATAAGGGCTTTAAAAGTACCGACATAAAACTGATAGAAGTGGGAAAGTCGTTCGGATATAGTAAAAGTGAAATCTTTTTTAGAATTATACTGCCTGCCGCAATCCCGGATATATTAGTCGGAATGAGGATAGGTATGGGTTATAGTTACAGAGCTATAATCGGCGCTGAAATGATTGCTTCAAGCTCGGGGCTCGGATATATGATAAATTTTGCAAAATCTCTTTCTCATACCGATGCCGTAATAGTGGGGATAATTACAATAGGTATTTTAGGCTCCTTGTGCGATTATATTTTTAAAATATTTATTAACCGTTTGTTAAAGGATACCAAGGGAAATGGCTGGAATTGA
- a CDS encoding ABC transporter ATP-binding protein: MAGIDIKNLTVEHNIDNGILRVIDNLNLHIEENKITVILGKSGCGKTTLLRTIMSLENPKSGTVDKGTIRISYLFQEPRLMPWLNVYQNILFGNRDNSDKKMREDYINALIESAGLSGFKTLYPHQLSGGMQSRAALARALAYSSDFVLMDEPFAALDYFTRINMQQELIKLYTYKNFGILMVTHSIDEALVLGHKILLMGMGKIQKSYSVDSELNNRDLLDTKFIEIKKNIIEDMRRL, from the coding sequence ATGGCTGGAATTGATATTAAGAATTTAACGGTGGAACACAATATTGATAACGGTATTCTTAGAGTTATAGATAATTTAAATTTGCACATAGAAGAAAATAAAATTACCGTTATCTTAGGAAAATCCGGCTGCGGCAAAACCACCTTATTGAGAACAATAATGAGTTTGGAAAATCCTAAGTCGGGAACCGTAGATAAAGGTACAATAAGAATATCATATCTTTTTCAGGAACCTCGTCTAATGCCGTGGCTTAATGTTTATCAAAATATTCTTTTCGGTAATCGGGATAATTCCGATAAAAAAATGCGGGAAGATTATATAAACGCCTTAATTGAATCGGCGGGCTTAAGCGGATTTAAAACCCTATATCCTCATCAGTTGTCGGGCGGAATGCAAAGCAGGGCTGCATTGGCAAGAGCTTTAGCTTACAGCTCCGATTTTGTTCTGATGGACGAGCCGTTTGCCGCCTTGGATTATTTTACCAGAATTAATATGCAGCAGGAGCTTATAAAGCTTTATACTTATAAAAATTTCGGGATTTTAATGGTAACTCACAGTATAGATGAAGCTCTCGTATTAGGTCATAAGATATTGCTTATGGGTATGGGAAAAATACAAAAATCGTATTCCGTTGATTCCGAATTAAACAATCGGGATTTATTGGATACTAAATTTATTGAAATTAAAAAAAATATAATAGAAGATATGAGGAGGCTATAA
- a CDS encoding ABC transporter substrate-binding protein, whose amino-acid sequence MQKILSILLVCLVLAAGCSKEKDGTAGRKGKEMQAQEEKLSLDKLTVTYVTSPLNVPSIIEKEKGIFKKYLPNVELTYAEITSGAEQTQALASGDVHILHAVGGSSVAAAAAAGADIKIINMYSIAPEAFALYSKDGSLTSPESLKGKTIAGPMGTNLHELLVSYLATGKMNIEDVNFVNMSIPDAFAAVEGGSIDVAMLGGPAAFKASQVGLHKITDGKGLIEAIICVASTQKFYDEHKDILERIAAAQEEIRTFMSENAEETKDIVKTVLKLDDTAYNTMYPQYNFSLFTTEQDIEGLQKTADFMFKNKMIKNPIQAGSLFIN is encoded by the coding sequence ATGCAAAAAATTCTATCTATTTTATTAGTTTGTTTGGTTTTGGCGGCAGGTTGCTCAAAAGAAAAAGACGGCACGGCCGGCCGAAAAGGTAAAGAAATGCAAGCTCAAGAAGAAAAGCTGAGTCTTGATAAGTTGACGGTAACTTATGTTACTTCACCGCTGAATGTTCCTTCAATTATTGAAAAAGAAAAGGGAATATTTAAAAAATATTTGCCGAATGTTGAATTAACGTATGCGGAAATTACAAGCGGTGCGGAACAAACTCAAGCGTTGGCATCGGGCGATGTGCATATTTTACATGCCGTAGGAGGCTCTTCGGTAGCGGCGGCGGCCGCTGCAGGTGCGGATATTAAAATCATAAATATGTACAGCATAGCTCCGGAAGCTTTTGCCCTGTATTCTAAAGACGGCTCTCTTACTTCACCTGAATCGTTAAAAGGAAAAACAATTGCAGGGCCTATGGGAACAAACCTTCATGAGCTTTTAGTTTCATATCTTGCGACGGGAAAAATGAATATTGAAGATGTAAATTTTGTAAATATGAGTATTCCCGATGCATTTGCAGCTGTAGAAGGAGGGAGTATTGACGTTGCAATGCTCGGCGGTCCTGCGGCGTTTAAGGCTTCGCAAGTCGGTCTGCATAAGATTACGGACGGCAAGGGCTTAATCGAAGCAATTATCTGTGTTGCATCGACACAAAAATTTTATGATGAACATAAAGATATTTTGGAAAGAATTGCCGCAGCGCAAGAAGAAATCAGAACGTTTATGAGTGAAAATGCGGAAGAAACTAAGGATATTGTAAAAACCGTTCTTAAATTAGATGATACCGCATATAATACTATGTATCCTCAATATAATTTTTCCTTATTTACTACGGAACAGGATATTGAAGGCTTGCAAAAAACTGCGGATTTTATGTTTAAAAATAAAATGATAAAAAATCCCATACAAGCCGGAAGTTTGTTTATTAACTGA
- a CDS encoding Rpn family recombination-promoting nuclease/putative transposase, which translates to MKRFEDLTFTDDFMFCKVMQNPKLCKNLIEMILSDTIGKIKYVSVQHSINTYEQAKSVRFDVSVQAENGKFYDVEMQVSNERNIPKRMRFYQAALDICFLDKGNSYNNLNDSFIIFICLFDVIGKNRAVYTFENLCVEEKNTPLQDGTKKVIINAEAFEHTEDKELKEFLEYLKTGKVNNEFTRGIEEMIRTVKQNEEARQEYRLLSTFEMDARDKGAYDNKRETAKLMKLKNFDITLIKEITGLSESEIEKL; encoded by the coding sequence ATGAAAAGGTTTGAAGATTTAACATTTACGGACGATTTTATGTTTTGTAAGGTTATGCAAAATCCGAAGCTATGTAAAAACCTTATTGAAATGATACTGTCCGATACAATCGGTAAAATCAAATATGTCTCGGTGCAGCACAGTATCAACACCTATGAACAGGCAAAGTCCGTAAGGTTTGATGTTTCGGTGCAAGCGGAAAACGGTAAATTTTATGATGTGGAAATGCAGGTAAGCAACGAGAGAAATATACCTAAGAGAATGAGATTTTACCAAGCTGCCCTGGATATTTGTTTTTTGGATAAGGGCAATTCGTATAACAATTTAAATGACAGCTTTATAATTTTTATCTGTTTATTTGATGTTATAGGCAAAAATAGAGCCGTTTATACCTTTGAAAACCTTTGTGTAGAGGAGAAAAACACCCCTTTACAGGACGGAACGAAAAAGGTTATAATAAATGCGGAAGCCTTTGAGCATACTGAGGACAAAGAATTAAAGGAATTTTTAGAATACCTTAAAACGGGTAAGGTAAATAATGAATTTACAAGGGGGATAGAAGAAATGATACGGACGGTAAAACAAAACGAAGAGGCAAGACAGGAATACAGATTATTATCAACTTTTGAAATGGACGCTAGGGATAAAGGGGCTTATGACAACAAAAGAGAAACGGCAAAACTTATGAAGCTGAAAAACTTTGATATAACTTTAATTAAAGAAATAACCGGGCTTTCCGAATCCGAAATAGAAAAACTGTAA